The window CGGTTAGCTCTCGTCTGGCTCGTGAGGGAAGCATCTGCACGCGCGAAATGTGCGTCTTGCGTCTGGGTAAACGTACCATACTTGAGCACCTCGTCAAAGGCCTTGAGATGGTCCATGATGACGTCTCTGTGCttctcgaggatggcgagcgcGACGAAGAGCGGAAACTCGGCCGTCAGGTAGTCGGTCCACAGCCCCTCCCACAGTCGCAGCACGTCCATCCAGCCAAACTCGCGCTTGTACCAGACGAGCACCATGCggaagaaaaagaagaagtTGGTGCTGTCCGCGCTCTCGAGGTGGTTCCACAGCTTGGGGTCCATGAACTGGACGAGATGGTCGAGCGCGAGCAGCTGCGCCCTCATGCCGGACTGGTCTCGCAGAAAGTTGCGCTCCATTCGCTCCATGAACTTTTGGAACGCCCAAAAGGCGATGGCGTCATCCTGGATGACGGCGTAGATGGGGGCGAGAAGGTCCGACATGCCCTGGACGTAGCCGAGGTCTTTGTTGTACTCGTTGTACGTGAGCAGCATCTCCTTCATCTGCTCGAGGTGGACGTTGGTCCCGACCTCGGCAAAGGGCGAGCTCGGGTCCGGGTGAGGCGTGTCTTCGCCTTGGAAGAGGGGCACGTTGCGGTCCGTGCGATGGACGTCCTTTTCTGCACCGTCGTCAGCGAAGTCGTCGTGGGacgagagagagagagagagggcGGGACGTCAACTTGCCGATGCGCCCCTTCTGCTCGCGCCACCAGTCGCCCGTTtccccctcgccgccttccccATCCAACCTCTCCCACCAGGAATGCTTCAGGCGATAGTAGTAATCCCGCAGGGACGCCATTTCGGCCTttcgctcgtcggccgtgccgtgccaaccatggacgccgaggaggaagagccAGGCCTCCTGGCggacgccatcatcggcatccaACCCGCCGTGGAAAATTCGCtccttgacctcgtcgaccgtcaCCAACAGTCGGCCGCTTTCGGCGTCGAAGAACTTTCTCCACTCCTCCATCGTcacgggacggcggcgctcgtcgagcgaTAGCGAGGTGGCaccctcgaggagctcaaactcgccgacgtcggtgTCTTCGAGCTCCATGAGGTCGCGGGCAGTCCAGAAGCGGCCTCTTCTGTCCCGCTCGCTCTGTTCGGCAATGCCCATCGCCCACCGGGCGAGGTATATCCGGGCGCTGTCGAACTCGTCCTGCAGGGTCTGGACCTCGGGATTCCGCAGCAATCTCTTGACCTGGGGCGGCATGTTTGAGTTTTCGGCAAAGTCTTGGGCGGCGCGTCTGGTGAAGGTGGTGACCTTGCTGAGGTGGTTCATCAGGTTCCAGCCGGTTTCCTTGACGAGCTTGACGAAGGGATCCATCTCGGCATCTCGACTGCTCGATCCGGCGTTGCCGCCCTTGCCGCGAgctgccgtggccgccggGGCGGGGATGGCTCCGAAGGCCGTCCGGTCCTCGGACGTgggctcgacgaggtagATGTtgggctcggccgtcgatcTCTCCAAGGTGATGTACCTGCGCAGCCAGCGAAGGACTTCGTCGGCACCCCAGAAcgtctggccgtcgtcgccgaaggGGTCAAAGTTGTCCTTGGTCAGCTTCCGCTTCTGCAGCACCGTGCTCTCGCACTCGTTGTCGTGGAAGAAGAGGGCGGGGAAGCTGTCTCCGGCCCTCGAGTTGATGATGACGGACCCGTACCACCAACCGAGACTGGGCGGCCGAACGAGGAGCGAGTATACGGCGCTCATGGGGATGGCGAAGGAGTAGCCGCCTACGGAGCCGCTGTGGGTGGTGACGGTGGGCGGCGGAGGAACGAGATAGGACTGCTTCGGCGGCGAGTCCCCGTCGGAGAGGTCGACCTTGACGTAGACACTTGCCGAGTCCCCCAGGGCGGATTCGGGCACCCACGCGAGAAGCAGGTCGGCCGAGACTGGCGGCTGCGAGTGGcgggaagacgacgacgtcggccggtCATCTCGAGGTCTCTTCTGCTGCAGAAGGGCAATATAGCCCGGGATGTTGTCTTTGGCGGATGGCGTCGGGTGAACGTAGACCTGTCACGAAGGTGTCAGattttcgtcgtcgacgcgtgCGGGCAAGGCGAGGCAATGGGGATGGAACGCAAAATGTGGACGTGAAGCACTCAAAATGTCATGCAGAAGGCAGACAGAAGTCCTCCAAGCGGCGCGCGTGAAAGGCAGCCGCAGCAAGGCCGCACGCACGTACCTTGCTCTTCGAGAACAGGAGCTTgacccccctccccgtctCGACCTGGGTGACTGTGTTGTAGCcaccttcctcgtcgtcgctcagAGCATAGAAACTGGTTGACGGTGACGCTGCCCGCTGCGGGACATGTTCTGCCGATGAGGCACCGGAGGCCATGAGGCGGATCCTGTGTCGCTCTCGTCGAGTCCCCGAGAACAGCAGGTTCGAGACAAAAATGCAGGGTCGTCCGTATCTCCTCGTACAGATATGAGGTGGGTAGTTTGCTTGTGGCAGGCAGCGGATGGCTAATGATGCGGAGGAAAGGAAGCCGGCTGAGGTTGAAGCAAGCGGCGAAGACTCGTACAGTTGCACGGTGGTGTGCAGTTGGCGTAACACTGTGTGGCTGAATGACGACAAAGTGCAGTAATGCGATGAGCCCCGCCACGCGGCCCGTCGTcacggggggaggggggggaccAAGCAGGCAACTGGGACGCTTCAGTGGAggagtaccagtacttgtacatcaGGTAATCAGCcggtacctaagtactgtacctcagtaagtatactgtaagtagttgtaagtgcatgtaagcactgtaatgtacgagtacggagtgtgcTCTTCATaaggtatacttactgtaccactatgtccatgtacttggatTTTACTTGCAGCATTTGTAAGCACCTAGTATGTACTGTTATATCTAGGTACCAgaaggtgcaagtacacaggtatgcatgtacttgtacgagtacacaTAATACCTTCTTGAGTTAACAGtgtgctcctcctcctccaccactCAAAAAGCAACCGAAtattgcagtacttactggtacacctacatgtgcagcCGCGCAGCAGGCGTGAGGCAACCAATGATCATGTGGTGGTGGCAGGACAAAGTTAGGTGCCTGCGCAGCCCGAAATTCCAGATTGGTGCGTTGCCAAAACGGTGGGGCAGATCTGGCGAGCCACGTGCCGCTCACTGTGCGCCTGTTACGTCCAAGTTCTCGGGCAAACATGTAATATTACATGTAAATGTAAGCACAGTGCGAAACGCAGTATGGAGCacttaagtacgtactgtaagtagtaattctgcaagtacgtacaggtgcaagtacattggTAAGTTGGCATGTACTTATCTGGGTGTACGTAGTGTACTCTGTAGGAACGGAGTAACGAGGCACCTCGCATGTGCTTGGCTACCtctaggtactgtacagagtacagcaagtaagtgtGCTAAACGTGCCTCTGACcgcctactaggtacctacctagtacttgtgTTATTACTGTAACCAGtacgtactctgtgcagtactgtacttacttgcacctgcacgcTACCCTGTACACCTCGTTCGTGTTACTGCAGGTAATTATTCCGTACCTTGGCCACGAACAGTACAAGCAGTAATACGCAGTCGTCAATGTACTTCCAAGAGCAACGAGAGTCATTCaatctctcctcctccccatCCTGCTGCAAGACATTCCACCCCATCTGCGGCGATTGCTGCGGAAAGATATTGCATACGCTCTCTCAAAAGGAGACCCGCCACAAGGTCAACTGACCACCAGCTCTACCGAATGCATTTTCAGATGCCGAAGCTTGTTGAAGAGTGAGGTTCGAGACCTGATCGGTGCTGGGGAGGGAGAAAGGCCGTGATCGGTAGACGCCCTGCTCTGCTTCTCCCTCGGATCCAGTTCACTTACCATCTCGTCCGCTCAGTCATTCCAGCAATCGTCTTCGGTATATCCCGCTCCGGCGTCCCCGTCGAAGGCAGTGGAAACGGGCATGGCAGAGCACAATTCTCGGGACAGAGCTCCGTCAGCTCCAGGAACATGCCGTCGTTCGCCTCCG of the Drechmeria coniospora strain ARSEF 6962 chromosome 01, whole genome shotgun sequence genome contains:
- a CDS encoding putative GTPase activating protein encodes the protein MASGASSAEHVPQRAASPSTSFYALSDDEEGGYNTVTQVETGRGVKLLFSKSKVYVHPTPSAKDNIPGYIALLQQKRPRDDRPTSSSSRHSQPPVSADLLLAWVPESALGDSASVYVKVDLSDGDSPPKQSYLVPPPPTVTTHSGSVGGYSFAIPMSAVYSLLVRPPSLGWWYGSVIINSRAGDSFPALFFHDNECESTVLQKRKLTKDNFDPFGDDGQTFWGADEVLRWLRRYITLERSTAEPNIYLVEPTSEDRTAFGAIPAPAATAARGKGGNAGSSSRDAEMDPFVKLVKETGWNLMNHLSKVTTFTRRAAQDFAENSNMPPQVKRLLRNPEVQTLQDEFDSARIYLARWAMGIAEQSERDRRGRFWTARDLMELEDTDVGEFELLEGATSLSLDERRRPVTMEEWRKFFDAESGRLLVTVDEVKERIFHGGLDADDGVRQEAWLFLLGVHGWHGTADERKAEMASLRDYYYRLKHSWWERLDGEGGEGETGDWWREQKGRIGKLTSRPLSLSLDVHRTDRNVPLFQGEDTPHPDPSSPFAEVGTNVHLEQMKEMLLTYNEYNKDLGYVQGMSDLLAPIYAVIQDDAIAFWAFQKFMERMERNFLRDQSGMRAQLLALDHLVQFMDPKLWNHLESADSTNFFFFFRMVLVWYKREFGWMDVLRLWEGLWTDYLTAEFPLFVALAILEKHRDVIMDHLKAFDEVLKYVNELSSTIDLESTLIRAEALFRRFQRLVEAVDKKQNFPPPRVVERSGSPSAAQPAATSSSPASRQGTAATAKGKEPNEPERRVITPELRKLLSRKVEVLPRKASVQGGEAGMPTG